From a single Alkalibacter saccharofermentans DSM 14828 genomic region:
- a CDS encoding histidinol-phosphatase HisJ family protein — protein MIEINFIIDYHIHSTFSHDGKSSIEEICSAAIRKKIDEICFTEHISATHASPCCHNLNMEEYSKEIERCKDLFQEILIIKKGIELGEPHLNSQELIQYTSDKTLDFVLGSIHFIDDIDLVCFADDKNLEESYIAYFEEVYNSVSEGDFDVLGHFDLLKRYAFDLHGKYKHGDLEELIHEILRKASQRNIGIEINTSGFRSSSLEIFPSQLILQDYIELGGEIITVGSDSHTAETVGNNIPPVYLMLKQLGFKHVYTFDKRNPAGIKI, from the coding sequence GTGATTGAAATAAACTTCATTATTGATTATCATATACACTCCACTTTTTCACATGACGGAAAGTCTTCTATCGAGGAGATATGTTCTGCTGCCATTAGAAAAAAGATAGATGAAATCTGCTTCACAGAGCATATTTCCGCTACTCATGCTTCTCCATGCTGCCACAACCTCAATATGGAAGAATACTCAAAAGAAATAGAACGATGCAAGGATTTATTTCAAGAAATTTTAATAATAAAAAAAGGGATAGAACTTGGCGAGCCTCACCTTAATTCGCAGGAGCTGATTCAGTATACTTCAGACAAGACACTTGATTTCGTACTGGGTTCTATCCATTTTATTGATGACATTGACCTGGTTTGCTTTGCCGATGATAAAAACCTTGAGGAAAGTTACATCGCCTATTTCGAAGAAGTCTATAATAGCGTTTCAGAAGGCGATTTTGATGTCCTTGGCCATTTTGACCTGCTAAAAAGGTATGCTTTTGACTTGCACGGAAAGTACAAGCATGGTGATTTAGAAGAATTGATACATGAAATTCTAAGAAAAGCTTCCCAAAGAAACATTGGAATTGAAATAAATACATCTGGCTTTCGTTCCAGCTCTCTAGAGATTTTTCCTTCTCAGCTTATTCTTCAAGACTACATAGAGCTTGGGGGAGAAATAATAACCGTCGGTTCAGATTCCCATACCGCTGAAACGGTGGGAAATAATATTCCTCCAGTTTATCTTATGTTAAAGCAACTCGGGTTTAAACACGTTTATACTTTTGATAAGCGGAACCCAGCTGGCATAAAAATTTAA
- a CDS encoding TetR/AcrR family transcriptional regulator yields MSTANNSTKSFIIDTANKLFLEKNYKEVTIADICEACNISKTTFYYHLKSKEDLILQFYDGITHNISLYLMSIITQNNHWDQLMICFDSLIDVAHKYGSDFFSQMLISNLKKDHGSYELRDELTQIAVAIIKKGQETGQIRNKNNPLDLYVASAYAFLGHEVTWCIKNGNFDWKGSFRHALECIYDAAPEFRK; encoded by the coding sequence ATGTCAACAGCTAACAACTCAACTAAATCATTTATCATAGACACCGCAAACAAGCTATTTCTCGAAAAAAATTACAAAGAAGTTACTATTGCAGATATTTGTGAGGCCTGCAACATCTCAAAAACCACATTCTATTACCACCTCAAGTCCAAGGAAGATTTGATCCTACAGTTTTATGATGGGATAACTCACAACATAAGCCTTTACTTAATGTCTATAATTACCCAAAACAACCACTGGGACCAACTTATGATATGCTTCGATTCACTAATAGATGTAGCCCATAAATATGGTTCAGATTTTTTCAGCCAGATGCTTATAAGCAACCTCAAGAAAGATCACGGCAGTTACGAACTTAGAGATGAATTGACACAAATTGCTGTTGCAATAATTAAAAAGGGACAAGAAACAGGACAAATAAGAAATAAAAACAACCCACTCGACTTGTACGTGGCTTCTGCTTATGCTTTTTTAGGTCATGAAGTAACCTGGTGCATAAAAAACGGCAACTTTGACTGGAAAGGAAGTTTCAGACATGCATTGGAATGCATCTATGATGCTGCACCTGAATTCAGAAAATAA
- a CDS encoding FAD-dependent oxidoreductase, with translation MKLFERTSIGNMKLKNRIVMGPMGTTGEADGSYCHEGIRYFEERAKGGTGLIITGANVVTSKYEPRPCTELSDFHNVERLNMLIERCHHHGSKVCVQISPGLGRQQFTDPFTPPYSAGDCGAFWFPDLKCKPFAKDQIKDLVDKVGYSAYLAKLAGADAVELHAYGGYLLDQFHSAQWNNRTDEYGGDLENRMRFTVECIESIRKNVGPEFPILVKFTPVHRVEGGRELDEGLEMAKILESAGVDALHVDVGCYEAWYKAISTVYQEEGHQMDVVEAVKKTVSIPVLGQGKMFDPRKAEKAVKEGVTDYVVLGHQMLSDPHWANKVKAGDYEDIIPCIGCNECLLAGFSGKHYYCGVNPLCYAEGDYQLPEKTDEKKSVLVVGGGPGGMSTAIAAAKRGFEVELWEKDSKLGGNLWAAGLPTFKNDVLKLITYMERQLDKLGVDVKLNKEGSQQDIPAGKYDKVVIATGSNPIMPPIEGIENASSANDYLVGLKKPGKKVVVIGGGLVGCETAAYMKETAEEVTIIEMLGDILAIADHCLNNDQALRDMIKERNIAVVGNAKVKKIEKDRVIYTKDGEDHAVDCDTVIVAAGFKSENRLEDELYDKMDNIAVVGDAEAPRKILNAVHEGYHTVRIM, from the coding sequence ATGAAATTGTTTGAAAGAACAAGTATTGGAAACATGAAACTGAAAAACAGAATAGTAATGGGCCCTATGGGTACGACGGGAGAAGCGGATGGTTCGTATTGTCATGAAGGCATTCGTTATTTTGAAGAAAGAGCAAAAGGCGGTACAGGTTTGATAATTACAGGTGCCAATGTAGTAACAAGCAAGTATGAGCCTCGGCCGTGTACGGAACTTAGTGACTTTCACAATGTAGAGAGATTAAATATGCTGATTGAAAGATGCCACCACCATGGTTCCAAGGTATGCGTGCAAATATCTCCTGGGCTAGGAAGGCAGCAGTTTACAGACCCCTTTACTCCTCCATACTCTGCAGGTGATTGTGGAGCATTTTGGTTTCCTGATTTAAAGTGCAAGCCTTTTGCCAAAGATCAAATAAAAGATCTTGTGGATAAAGTAGGATATTCAGCCTATTTGGCAAAATTAGCCGGAGCCGATGCAGTAGAGTTGCACGCTTACGGTGGATATTTATTAGATCAATTTCATTCTGCGCAATGGAATAATCGAACTGATGAATATGGTGGTGATTTGGAAAATAGAATGAGGTTTACTGTTGAGTGCATAGAATCAATAAGAAAAAATGTAGGTCCTGAGTTTCCTATCTTAGTGAAATTTACTCCTGTGCATAGAGTAGAAGGTGGACGAGAATTAGATGAAGGTCTTGAAATGGCCAAAATATTGGAATCTGCCGGAGTTGATGCCTTGCATGTAGATGTTGGTTGTTATGAAGCTTGGTACAAGGCGATTTCTACAGTTTACCAAGAAGAGGGACATCAAATGGATGTTGTTGAAGCAGTGAAAAAAACTGTATCGATTCCTGTGCTGGGACAAGGGAAGATGTTTGATCCTAGGAAGGCCGAAAAGGCTGTTAAAGAAGGGGTGACTGACTATGTAGTGTTAGGTCATCAGATGTTATCTGATCCCCATTGGGCCAATAAGGTTAAAGCCGGCGATTATGAGGATATAATCCCTTGCATCGGATGCAACGAATGCCTGCTAGCTGGATTTTCAGGTAAACATTACTACTGTGGCGTAAATCCGCTTTGCTATGCAGAAGGAGATTACCAATTGCCTGAAAAGACTGATGAAAAGAAATCAGTACTGGTAGTTGGTGGCGGACCAGGTGGTATGTCAACTGCAATAGCAGCTGCAAAAAGAGGTTTTGAGGTAGAACTATGGGAGAAAGATTCTAAACTTGGCGGGAATTTATGGGCTGCAGGTTTGCCTACATTTAAAAATGATGTATTGAAGCTTATAACATATATGGAAAGACAGTTGGATAAGCTGGGAGTCGATGTTAAATTGAACAAGGAAGGTTCTCAACAGGATATACCAGCGGGTAAATATGACAAAGTTGTTATTGCAACCGGCTCAAATCCGATAATGCCTCCAATAGAAGGAATAGAAAATGCATCGTCAGCTAATGATTATCTGGTGGGACTGAAGAAACCGGGCAAAAAGGTAGTGGTTATAGGTGGCGGTCTTGTCGGATGCGAGACAGCAGCTTATATGAAAGAAACAGCGGAGGAAGTTACAATTATAGAGATGTTGGGCGACATTTTGGCAATAGCAGATCACTGTTTGAATAATGATCAAGCCTTAAGGGATATGATAAAAGAAAGGAATATCGCTGTAGTAGGCAATGCCAAAGTAAAAAAAATAGAAAAAGATAGAGTGATATATACAAAAGACGGCGAGGATCATGCGGTTGACTGCGATACCGTTATTGTAGCCGCAGGATTTAAATCTGAGAACAGATTAGAGGATGAACTGTACGATAAAATGGATAATATAGCCGTTGTAGGCGACGCAGAGGCGCCAAGAAAAATTTTGAATGCAGTGCATGAAGGATACCATACAGTAAGAATCATGTAA
- a CDS encoding HAD family hydrolase: MSIKMIAFDLDGTLLNDKQRITQKTLKEIKRVKNEGIKISVATGRSYSASKFYANQIEADYIVCCNGAIVYDVALDYVIYKKPMPQDTAHQIIEDMYKYSDVLKIQWDSFDTYYSNNLLPFEEDYISAYKSEYPMESFNLMLLKSIEGKKELLRKEEIYQIFTFSMSDGDESYMNILESLRGYDGINYVDFKENYTDITHKDVSKGEALKYLFNLNNLDTKDLMAFGDNHNDETMMTIAGASVAMGNAHQSIKDKSKYIAGENSNEGIAEFMQNYFK, translated from the coding sequence ATGAGTATTAAAATGATAGCTTTTGATTTAGATGGAACCTTGTTGAATGACAAGCAGCGCATAACTCAAAAGACGTTAAAAGAAATTAAAAGAGTCAAGAATGAAGGAATTAAAATATCGGTTGCCACAGGGAGAAGTTATTCTGCAAGCAAATTTTATGCAAATCAGATAGAAGCCGATTATATAGTCTGCTGCAACGGAGCCATAGTTTATGATGTGGCCCTTGATTATGTAATCTATAAGAAACCAATGCCTCAGGATACGGCGCATCAAATAATTGAAGACATGTATAAATATTCTGACGTTCTCAAGATTCAATGGGATAGCTTTGATACCTACTATTCAAATAATCTACTTCCTTTCGAAGAAGATTATATTAGCGCTTACAAGAGTGAGTACCCCATGGAGTCCTTTAATTTGATGCTGCTCAAATCTATTGAAGGCAAAAAAGAGCTTTTAAGGAAAGAAGAAATATATCAGATATTCACATTTTCTATGTCGGACGGCGATGAAAGCTATATGAATATTTTAGAATCATTAAGAGGCTATGATGGTATAAACTATGTCGATTTTAAAGAAAACTACACGGATATAACTCACAAGGATGTCAGTAAAGGCGAAGCCCTCAAGTATTTGTTTAATTTGAATAACCTAGATACAAAAGATCTTATGGCCTTCGGAGACAATCATAATGATGAGACGATGATGACAATAGCCGGAGCCTCAGTCGCGATGGGTAATGCACATCAGTCCATAAAGGACAAATCAAAGTATATTGCCGGTGAAAATTCCAACGAAGGAATAGCTGAATTTATGCAAAATTATTTCAAATAA